A part of Sebastes fasciatus isolate fSebFas1 chromosome 10, fSebFas1.pri, whole genome shotgun sequence genomic DNA contains:
- the purab gene encoding transcriptional activator protein Pur-alpha, translated as MADRDSGSDHGGPTAGPGSGSGSGSLPPGAMGTMSRLQHDTEELASKRVDIQNKRFYLDVKQNVKGRFLKIAEVGAGGNKSRLTLSMSVAVEFRDYLGDFIEHYAQLGPTNPDIVQDEPRRALKSEFLVRENRKYYMDLKENQRGRFLRIRQTVNRGPGLGSAQGQTIALPAQGLIEFRDALAKLIDDYGVDEEPAELPEGTSLTVDNKRFFFDVGSNKYGVFMRVSEVKPTYRNSITVPCKVWSKFGNTFCKYAEEMRKIQERSREKRASELLPEGPQAGDEGDDD; from the coding sequence ATGGCGGACAGAGACAGTGGTAGTGACCACGGAGGGCCCACGGCAGGCCCCGGCTCCGGCTCCGGCTCCGGCTCGCTGCCTCCGGGTGCGATGGGCACCATGTCGCGGCTGCAGCACGACACCGAGGAGCTGGCGTCGAAGCGCGTCGACATCCAGAACAAGCGCTTCTACCTCGACGTGAAGCAGAATGTGAAAGGCCGCTTCCTAAAGATAGCCGAGGTTGGCGCTGGTGGCAACAAGAGCCGCCTCACTCTCTCTATGTCGGTGGCCGTGGAGTTCCGCGACTACCTCGGGGACTTTATCGAACACTACGCCCAGCTTGGGCCTACCAACCCGGACATAGTGCAGGATGAGCCGCGTCGGGCGCTCAAGAGCGAGTTCCTGGTGCGGGAGAATCGGAAATATTACATGGATCTgaaggagaaccagagggggCGGTTCCTGAGGATCCGGCAGACCGTTAATCGGGGGCCCGGATTGGGAAGCGCTCAAGGCCAGACTATCGCTCTGCCGGCTCAAGGGCTCATCGAGTTCCGCGACGCTCTGGCCAAACTCATCGACGACTACGGTGTGGACGAGGAGCCGGCGGAGCTCCCGGAGGGCACCTCGCTCACGGTCGACAACAAGCGCTTCTTCTTCGACGTGGGCTCCAATAAGTACGGGGTGTTCATGCGGGTGAGCGAGGTGAAGCCCACGTACCGGAACTCCATCACGGTTCCGTGCAAAGTGTGGTCCAAGTTCGGCAACACCTTCTGTAAATACGCGGAGGAGATGAGGAAGATCCAGGAGAGGAGTAGAGAGAAGCGGGCCTCCGAACTGCTACCTGAGGGCCCGCAAGCAGGAGACGAAGGAGACGACGACTGA